The following are encoded in a window of Ranitomeya variabilis isolate aRanVar5 chromosome 6, aRanVar5.hap1, whole genome shotgun sequence genomic DNA:
- the LOC143782890 gene encoding RNA-binding protein 12B-like, whose translation MSLTVRLQGLPPIADAIHIRRFFAGLKIRDGGVNIIGGVYGEAYVTFEDRRSISLALKRSGQCLMDSAINISDWCSSQQTSSYLRIMFTPLNAKLSDVKSFFTELYVENVIFMTRYKVRSGIAFVKFLKSDNAKKALSVFQASKNKNCKNQNTFSVLSMWLSSEKDWLFYSAKCDSSRGKNPKSSTYKRLPKYDHHLLYIHEFYAHLVNVSVHVDKSHIRKFLHNLVEDSQITFVYDKNGNRQRECFVMFVTENDYVRALELDKTVFWGRRLRVLPVSKANMMDLIESKKKVVLGDPASEEMKKKSDVKFLYLRNFAACVNKCDILNFFSGFSLTEQDICLLYNDNGDCLGEAIVKFSKKEEASEAEKLNHKRFQDTVILLRWVSKKQLKAFGVDFTVDYSTANQKFSTCEADVSVSEEDESSEVTCAAGSDSY comes from the coding sequence ATGTCACTGACGGTGCGGTTACAAGGTCTCCCGCCGATCGCAGACGCTATTCACATTCGACGTTTCTTTGCTGGATTGAAGATTCGGGATGGAGGTGTTAATATTATTGGTGGGGTATATGGAGAGGCTTACGTTACTTTTGAGGATAGGCGTTCTATATCTTTAGCCCTGAAGAGGTCAGGACAATGCCTGATGGACAGTGCTATAAATATTTCGGATTGGTGTAGTTCTCAGCAGACCTCCAGCTATTTGCGCATTATGTTTACACCCTTAAATGCCAAACTTTCTGACGTGAAAAGCTTTTTTACAGAATTGTATGTGGAAAATGTAATTTTCATGACAAGGTATAAAGTTAGGAGCGGCATAGCCTTTGTTAAATTTTTAAAAAGTGACAACGCCAAAAAGGCCTTGTCAGTATTTCAGGCgtctaaaaataaaaattgtaagaaTCAAAATACATTTTCTGTATTGTCCATGTGGCTGTCAAGTGAAAAGGATTGGCTCTTCTACTCTGCAAAATGTGATTCTTCGAGGGGGAAAAATCCGAAAAGTTCAACTTACAAGAGGTTACCAAAGTATGACCACCATTTGTTGTACATTCACGAGTTTTATGCACATTTGGTGAATGTAAGTGTCCACGTTGATAAATCCCACATAAGGAAGTTTCTGCACAACCTTGTCGAGGACTCTCAGATCACATTTGTGTATGACAAAAATGGCAACAGACAGCGGGAATGTTTCGTGATGTTTGTAACTGAAAATGATTACGTACGAGCTCTCGAGTTGGACAAAACGGTTTTCTGGGGTCGTCGTCTGCGAGTGCTGCCCGTCTCTAAAGCCAACATGATGGACTTAATCGAGAGCAAGAAAAAAGTGGTCTTGGGGGATCCAGCTTCAGAAGAAATGAAAAAGAAATCAGACGTTAAATTCTTATATTTAAGAAACTTTGCCGCTTGTGTGAATAAATGTGACATTCTCAACTTTTTTTCTGGCTTTTCTCTGACTGAACAGGACATTTGTCTGTTATATAATGACAATGGGGACTGCCTTGGGGAAGCTATTGTCAAATTCTCAAAGAAAGAGGAAGCATCCGAAGCCGAGAAACTAAACCACAAAAGGTTCCAGGATACGGTGATCCTGCTAAGATGGGTCTCAAAGAAGCAACTGAAGGCTTTTGGCGTAGACTTTACCGTGGACTATTCTACAGCTAATCAAAAGTTTTCTACGTGTGAAGCAGATGTAAGTGTCAGCGAGGAGGATGAATCATCAGAGGTGACATGTGCTGCTGGCAGTGACTCCTATTAA
- the LOC143782892 gene encoding uncharacterized protein LOC143782892, which yields MSQIVRLEGVSSAVNLQDLRSHFIGLEIPQGGITVIGGHCGVAYVSFNSRLDAQHAVRLSGRSLKGSIIYAHRSSISEMAHSLKNFDMSRNGVHKGRDSFSRPSFTSGRGRGGHHSRSPERFSDSSFRRSRSPHWHFRSPQRFPPPQQRYTRSPTWHSQSSHSHSRSPRFRSRSPRVRSRSPEMHTSSSQDMSYDSLYSGDYHVHVTNLACSTKKKDLRNWFFNLVHDKHIRFLNDKKGAKTRECLVVFQTETDFKRVLRLDKVKFNGRLMFISPISKSEMTNMLTGTRVLFSHHRSRGKCVLVRNFLPDVKKSDIQKFFAGLSLNEEDISLLCDKRGVGLGEALVSFSSDEDFKLAEKLHRKKFRDREIKLRLIPEEKLESFLYVNSAGVIPDDPNDCVTQEDDLLDEDDSQDSNTPHEDDQNDNITDEDSTFHQTDNTNECVSQADDAPDKSPVQEDDAIDEFPLQGDDDDDHHPAVQADDAPDDPAVQADDATDDPAVQADDATDDPAVQADDATDDPAVQADDAPDDPAVQADDAPNDPAVQADDAPDDPAVQADDADDDELDDPDVQADDDPTVQADDAQSA from the coding sequence ATGTCACAAATTGTCCGTTTAGAAGGTGTTTCATCTGCTGTTAACCTACAAGACCTTCGATCACACTTTATAGGATTGGAAATTCCCCAAGGAGGAATTACGGTCATTGGTGGTCATTGTGGTGTGGCTTATGTTAGCTTCAACTCTCGCTTAGATGCACAGCATGCTGTTCGATTATCTGGCCGCTCCCTAAAGGGGTCCATTATTTATGCTCATCGCAGCTCTATATCAGAAATGGCCCACTCCTTAAAAAACTTTGACATGTCTAGAAATGGAGTCCATAAGGGCAGAGATTCTTTTTCACGGCCTTCTTTTACATCAGGGCGTGGAAGGGGAGGTCACCATTCAAGGTCTCCAGAAAGGTTTTCTGATTCATCGTTTCGGAGATCTAGGTCACCACATTGGCATTTTAGATCTCCACAAAGGTTTCCGCCGCCTCAGCAAAGGTATACAAGATCACCAACTTGGCATTCTCAGTCTTCTCACAGTCATTCTAGATCGCCACGATTTCGTTCTCGATCTCCTCGTGTGAGATCTAGGTCTCCCGAAATGCATACAAGCTCTTCACAAGATATGTCCTATGATTCTTTATACAGTGGCGACTACCACGTGCATGTGACCAACCTGGCCTGTTCCACCAAGAAAAAAGATTTGAGGAATTGGTTTTTTAACCTTGTGCATGATAAACACATTCGGTTTCTGAATGACAAGAAGGGCGCAAAAACAAGAGAATGTTTGGTTGTATTCCAAACTGAGACGGACTTCAAGAGAGTTCTTCGACTTGACAAAGTAAAGTTTAATGGACGTCTTATGTTCATCAGTCCTATTTCTAAGTCCGAGATGACAAATATGCTAACAGGCACGAGAGTATTATTCTCGCATCATCGTTCAAGGGGAAAGTGTGTTCTTGTTAGAAACTTTCTTCCAGATGTGAAGAAAAGTGACATTCAAAAGTTCTTCGCTGGCTTGTCTCTCAACGAAGAAGACATTTCACTGCTGTGTGACAAACGTGGAGTTGGCCTAGGTGAAGCCTTGGTCAGCTTCTCGTCTGATGAAGACTTCAAACTAGCTGAAAAGCTGCATCGGAAGAAGTTTAGAGACCGGGAAATCAAACTGAGACTAATTCCTGAGGAGAAGCTGGAAAGTTTCTTATATGTAAATTCTGCAGGCGTGATCCCCGACGATCCAAATGATTGTGTAACCCAGGAAGATGATTTACTTGATGAGGATGACAGTCAGGATTCTAATACACCTCACGAAGATGACCAGAATGATAACATCACAGATGAAGATTCAACTTTCCACCAAACGGACAACACTAATGAATGTGTCAGTCAGGCGGATGATGCACCTGATAAATCTCCTGTTCAAGAGGATGATGCAATTGATGAATTTCCTCTCCAaggcgatgatgatgatgatcatcATCCTGCTGTCCAGGCAGATGATGCACCCGATGATCCTGCTGTCCAGGCAGATGATGCAACCGATGATCCTGCTGTCCAGGCAGATGATGCAACCGATGATCCTGCTGTCCAGGCAGATGATGCAACTGATGATCCTGCTGTCCAGGCAGATGATGCACCCGATGATCCTGCTGTCCAGGCAGATGATGCACCCAATGATCCTGCTGTCCAGGCAGATGATGCACCCGATGATCCTGCTGTCCAGGCAGATGATGCAGATGATGATGAACTTGATGATCCTGATGTCCAGGCAGATGATGATCCTACTGTCCAAGCAGATGATGCACAAAGTGCCTAG